Proteins encoded by one window of Dioscorea cayenensis subsp. rotundata cultivar TDr96_F1 chromosome 6, TDr96_F1_v2_PseudoChromosome.rev07_lg8_w22 25.fasta, whole genome shotgun sequence:
- the LOC120263284 gene encoding N-alpha-acetyltransferase 40 isoform X1 gives MEPNRLTNSKERILRRKEVLEKKKAIDDIIKAASAVKDQLASFLPFRQYDRHGLSLYLDSGFGEHLTSSLKKYIKILLKVNMEGPYGSEWPVEEKIKRREMVAPQARYIFVRSSSPNATLNDKLDNNEEKVISGHWIGDGDPVVAFVHYRFVIEEEVPVLYVFELQLESLVQRKGLGKFLMQLLELIAHKNRMGAVILTVQKANTSAFDFYINKLRYSISSISPSRVNPLIGAEASYEILCKTFDAEAKAKLEE, from the exons ATGGAGCCAAATCGATTGACGAACAGCAAAGAGAGGATTTTGAGAAGGAAAGAG GTACTAGAGAAGAAAAAGGCTATCGATGATATCATAAAAGCGGCTTCAGCTGTAAAAGATCAATTAGCTTCTTTTCTACCTTTTCGCCAATACGATAGACATG GTCTGTCATTGTATTTGGATTCGGGATTTGGGGAGCATTTAACTTCATCTTTGAAGAAATACATTAAAATTCTTCTAAAG GTCAATATGGAGGGTCCATATGGTTCAGAGTGGCCTGTGGAAGAGAAGATAAAACGCAGAGAAATGGTTGCACCTCAAGCACGTTATATATTTGTGAGATCATCATCTCCAAATGCAACTCTAAATGATAAACTTGACAACAATGAGGAGAAAGTGATTTCTGGTCATTGGATAGGTGATGGAGATCCTGTTGTTGCCTTTGTGCATTATCGTTTTGTTATCGAGGAAGAAGTACCCGTTCTTTATGTATTCGAACTGCAGCTTGAGTCTTTGGTACAAAGGAAAGGATTAGGAAAGTTTCTAATGCAACTGCTTGAACTAATTGCTCACAAG AATCGCATGGGAGCTGTGATCTTGACAGTACAGAAGGCAAATACATCAGCTTTCGATTTTTATATCAACAAGCTTAG GTATAGCATTTCTTCTATTTCACCATCCCGAGTTAATCCATTG ATCGGAGCTGAGGCAAGCTATGAGATTCTATGCAAAACATTTGATGCGGAAGCTAAAGCCAAGCTCGAAGAGTGA
- the LOC120263284 gene encoding N-alpha-acetyltransferase 40 isoform X2 — protein sequence MEPNRLTNSKERILRRKEVLEKKKAIDDIIKAASAVKDQLASFLPFRQYDRHGLSLYLDSGFGEHLTSSLKKYIKILLKVNMEGPYGSEWPVEEKIKRREMVAPQARYIFVRSSSPNATLNDKLDNNEEKVISGHWIGDGDPVVAFVHYRFVIEEEVPVLYVFELQLESLVQRKGLGKFLMQLLELIAHKSYGSLPFCMMDKTIIIRNLVSCRIAWEL from the exons ATGGAGCCAAATCGATTGACGAACAGCAAAGAGAGGATTTTGAGAAGGAAAGAG GTACTAGAGAAGAAAAAGGCTATCGATGATATCATAAAAGCGGCTTCAGCTGTAAAAGATCAATTAGCTTCTTTTCTACCTTTTCGCCAATACGATAGACATG GTCTGTCATTGTATTTGGATTCGGGATTTGGGGAGCATTTAACTTCATCTTTGAAGAAATACATTAAAATTCTTCTAAAG GTCAATATGGAGGGTCCATATGGTTCAGAGTGGCCTGTGGAAGAGAAGATAAAACGCAGAGAAATGGTTGCACCTCAAGCACGTTATATATTTGTGAGATCATCATCTCCAAATGCAACTCTAAATGATAAACTTGACAACAATGAGGAGAAAGTGATTTCTGGTCATTGGATAGGTGATGGAGATCCTGTTGTTGCCTTTGTGCATTATCGTTTTGTTATCGAGGAAGAAGTACCCGTTCTTTATGTATTCGAACTGCAGCTTGAGTCTTTGGTACAAAGGAAAGGATTAGGAAAGTTTCTAATGCAACTGCTTGAACTAATTGCTCACAAG AGTTATGGATCTTTGCCATTTTGCATGATGGACAAGACAATAATTATTCGAAACCTCGTGTCCTGCAGAATCGCATGGGAGCTGTGA